TCTTGATGAGAAAGCTTCTACAAAAGCAGCTCTTAGGTTCCAAGAAGGCTGCTAAAAAAGGTGCTCAAGTAACAGCAGTGGCAGACTCGAATCTGAAAGGCCTTGTATATGTGAACGAGCAATTTGACGGGTGGAGAGCTCACTGCCTCCAAATTCTGCAAAGCAAATTCGACCAACAGACCAATTGTTTTGCCCCTGATGCAGAGATACTTGCAGAACTAAGGGAGATATTGCAGAAGGATGGACAGGCAGAAAACTTCAAGCAGATTCAGAAGCTTTGCATGCCTTTCCTTAAATTCAAGAAGGACGAGGCAATAGCCATTGGCAGTCAGGCTTTAAATTTGAAGCTGCCTTTTGGAGAGATGGAAGTTCTTAAGAGTAACGTGGACTTGATCAAGCGGCAAGTTGGTCTTGAAGAGGTTGAAATCTATTCAGCAAGTGACCCTAATGATGTGGGTAAAGCTGGTCCATATGCTTCACTCCTGACGCAGAATCCTCCATCTCCAGGCAGTCCAACCGCCATCTTTGTTAACAGGTAAAAAGCTAGTTGAATATGACAAATCTTCTTCATATATGTTTCCTATTAGAACATGCATGGATATTCTATATATTTCTCGTCAATTAAACTTACTGTTCTAGCATAATTATTGTCTACCTTCCTGCCTAAGAATTTCCTCCTGCATCACAGGTAATTGAAAAGAAAAGCGTGGAAAAGCTTTCATCTAGAAGGCAGAGATTGAAAGGCTTGAAAGTTTGCAGGGGTTTTCGTACTTTTTAGAGTCTATTTATACATGTAGCTGTTTTGGCTGCTCTGATGTGTATCTGGTATTGTGTAGTAAGGCTCTAATACAATCTGTTCTTTCTTATTAATAAGACTTCCTTGTTTCATTGTGCGTATTCATCCTACTGTTTTTCCAGATCATGTTTCTAAATTTCTATGAACTGGTGGTGGTTTGCAGAGCCGAAACAAACCTAATAagagtcttttttttcttgctatAGGTTTATAGTCTAGGCCCTTCAGTACTGGTTTTGAACAAGTAGGAACATAAAGAGTTGAGATTTGGAGAAACAGAGTAAAGTAACGTGTGTCAAACTATGGACAAAAGGGTCTAAATGATTCTGATTCTGGACCATTTCTATAGCTAGGGATGATAAAGTGCCTTAGTCTCCCTTCTTGTTTCTTCATGTACCCTTCACACAAAAAAGCCTTTGAGAACTTGTCTTCTACTTCCCTATTCACATCATGCACAAACACATCGGTCTCTGCTACCCGTTCTCTGTTCCTTGCCATCATTCCCGCGGTGTAAATGGCCGTCATCCTCCCAGGAGCCTCATCGTAGTATCCAGTGGGTGCGTCAACCATGATTAGATCCCAACTAGTCTCATAGATTTCTTCAGGCAGACCCTTGAGTGCTAGTTGACACATTGAGTACCTTGGATCTCCAATGGCTGTGCACTCGGGTCCTTTCCCAACTTCTAGTAGATTCTCTGCTTGGTTGACTTTACTGTCGTAGGTTACATGGTAAGTTTCCAGCATCGGAAACCGCCTCTGGATCTGTTTTATCCACGCCTCGTCTTCTTCGAGGAACACTGTTCGGCCTCCGTAGTTGAGAGTGTTCCACATGAGGCTGTCATGGCCTAGACCAAACACCAAGAAGTTGCAGGGTGACTTCTTCTCCAGTACTCTACTGCTGACCACTATTTCCTTGAGCGTTTGTTGCGGTGTGATGACTGAAGTAGAATAATGGATCAGGGCTTGCGCGAGGGAACGTGGTAGCTTATTGCAGACACCAGCGCAACCCCCTGTTCTTGTCTCTTCCGGAGTCTGGCGTTTCTGTGAAGTTGTAAGAGTTGATCTAACGATGAAGATGAGAATGAAGGCCGCAAGAAGACAAACAAGGAGAAGCTTGAGCTCGTGGCTTTGGTTTGTTCTAGTCCTCATTTTTGTCTGATTCAAATGTTAAAGATACATTGGGTTCTTGAGAAGTCACAACTTGAATCCTAAACTATTATAGACATATGCTACTACTGAGATGAAACTAGAAGTTGAGTTAATGCTTAGACATTAAGCGAAGGGAAACTGGTAAGGTTACTTGAGAAAGACCCAGCAGCTAACTTCAGGTTCAGTAAGACGCAAAGAGAGATGAAGTCTTATATTCAAGTTTGTTGGTGGTTGGTAGCAACTAGCAGTTAAAACTATTACTTACGTACGTATGTTCGATCCTTTTCAATATCTGTTAGAATGGATAAATATACACAAACGTTTGACACCATACACTGGCGTCTTATTGAAGTGTTATGGGTACTAAATATTTAATGCATTTATTTTCTGAACCTACAATAATGATTTTAACTCTACTAacgttaatattttaaaatgaagaataaataaattaaacaaactgACTCTAATCACCCCCAAACACAAAgattcttctttatcttctctttgaTTTTCTGATCTCTCTTACCTACCGTGTGCAGCAAGAAACGCTTGTGTCTGTCCATGATCGTCCCTATTATTAGTCTTCTTATCCACTCGAGCTTTTCGAACCGCTACCTGAATCTGTCTTTCATGTTCTTTCAACATTTGATCTAAGTTCCCTCCTGCAGAGACCAAAGGCCCTGAGTAGTTCATTCGCTCTGTCTTGTCACCGTGACCCTACAACATGGCAAACAAAATGTGATTAGCCCAACACAAAGAGCTTTACTGCAAAAGCAAAAAACCACAGTTATGGTTCTCAACATGTTCTTCTCACCAGTATGGATTCTTTGTGCTCTGTAGAATCTTTGGGTTTAACCAGCAGACGTTGGGACCAATCTTCAAGCCACCTTGGATTTGCTATAGCGAAATGTGATGCGTCTCTAGCAGCTACCGAGTTTGAGAATTTTGCCAACTGCGCTGCTCCGCGTTGTACAAAAGACCGTTGTCCTCTCAGTTCTTTTCTAGCAGGAGACCGACCTGAACCCGAAGACACACCGTAGCCGTTTTGTCCGGTTCCACTCTTCAGTGGTTCGATCAGGAAGCCAGCTGCATCTTCATTGGGATTATTGAACTTTTCACTCATGCTTGTCTGGTTATTCTGCCCTTGTCGTTTCTTCTAAGAACAACCAAAAGTTAAGGTTACATCATACATGACTATAATAAACATATGTATCAGTTATGCTATAATAATCATTAACGTACTTGTATTGATGTTAGTAACTCAGCATTAGCATCTGGAGCCGGCACAGCTTTGGATTCTCTAGACACTTGTTTAGACTCATTCTGCTTACTGCCTGTGCCTTTCTTCCTGGTGATGGATAAGAAGAAAAATTGAGATGTGTCACACTATGATACTAACAGAAACTGGCTCTTACCGTCTTGCTTCCTCCTCTCGAAGCTTCACATCAGTTTCCTTTTTCGGTTGGTACTTTGGCAAACTTGATGGGTCGCTTGCAAAAGGCTTTGTTGcaaagaactaaaaaaaaataacaaacgtGTGAGACAAGAAAGGATCTAGTCTACAAGGTCATTGATAGCTTTTTATTTTACCTCGCTTTGTAGGGCAAGAGTTGTGGTTCCACGGCCTTCTGGTTCAACAGCCAGAAGAACTTCGACTAGTGCCAAAGCCGAAGAAGGAAGACTCTTAAACGTCTCGGCCACACACCGCTCGTAAGGCTTCTGAGGTTTAAAGACGGTAGCATGCGAAAGTTTCGACCTCTTCCAATACGCTTCAGAAGGCGAACCACAGAGTTTGAAGATCTTGTGCAGCTGTTCCACCTCAGTTCTTCCAGGCATGATAGGCTTCCCGTTAAAAAGCTCAGCTAAAATACACCCGGTGCTCCACATATCCACAGTAACACCATAGTCCGTGGAACCGAGCAAGAGCTCAGGTGGACGGTACCACAAAGTCACAACACGGCTAGTGAGAGgctccttcttcttctggtggtggtggtctcCGTAATAAAAGTTGGCAAGACCAAAATCCGCAATTTTGAGATTGTTGTCACTGTCAAGGAGCAGATTAGAGCCCTTGATGTCACGATGCAGCACACCTCGGGTATGACAATGCTCTAGACCACGAAGCAGCTGTTTCATATAGCATTTAATCTGTGCCTCAGAGAAGTTAACACCAGGGGTCGAAGCAAGGCCTGAGAGATCGTGCGCCATGTATTCAAAGACGAGGTACATACTCCCTGATGCCTTGGAAGTGATCAAACCTTGAAGCTTCATAACGTTAGGATGGTCAAGCCTTCGGAGGATGATGATCTCTCTCGCCATGAACCTAACGCTCTCGGGATCCATATTAGCAAACCGCACTTTCTTTAAAGCAACTATCTGGTTCGTCTCTAGGTCCCTGGCTTTGTACACACTGCTATACGTCCCTTGTCCAATCTATAAAACAGTAAAACAAACAACAATGATGATTTATTACatatagatatagataaataaacaaaGGTTCTCTCTCACCTTTTCCATCCTCTCGAAAGAGTCAGCCTTTCGTGGGATCCAACCATTGATGGCTTCACCAGCAACGGAAGCTAACCATGAAGGCCAACCAGCTACAACCTGAGCTCCTCTTTCTCCGTTACTAACACTGCTAATCCTAGTCATCATCTTAGGAGGTTGCAGCAATGCTCTGGTCTCGGTGGTGAGCTGTCTCTGGAACACAGATCTGGAAGATTTTTTTGTCTCAGCATCATCAGAGGGTATCAACAGACCCAATGTGGCTTCCTTGCTGTTGCTGTTGATAAAGCTGGCTCTTTCCTCTGATCCTCCTACATTGGCTTTGCTTGAAGTAAAagactttttcttcttcttcttggaggCTTTATCAATATTAGCATTGCTCCTTGTCTCCTTCACAGTATCGTTTGCTGGTGTTCCTTTGGAGCAATTACAGCCCATGATTTTCCTCCACAGCTTCCTGATAGCAATAATCAGGAAACTGTGTGATTTGATTCCTCTTCACTGAACAATCAAAATCCTCTTACAACTAACCACCAATCAACGCAAAGGTTGGAGCTTTTTGGGATCAAATGTGCTTTGTGATCTTAAAAAGATTCCTACTTTGATTTTTTGATTCTACCCTTTGTAGATCTAGCAAAACTGGAGAATGTGAGATGAGCAAAGACTGATTTCGAAATGTTGATCAAAGTGTCGATATGTATTCTGGGTCTCAAAATGTATCTTTTggagaaaaatgatttgaaatcaAAAGGGAAGACTTT
The Raphanus sativus cultivar WK10039 chromosome 1, ASM80110v3, whole genome shotgun sequence DNA segment above includes these coding regions:
- the LOC108854217 gene encoding glucuronoxylan 4-O-methyltransferase 1-like — translated: MRTRTNQSHELKLLLVCLLAAFILIFIVRSTLTTSQKRQTPEETRTGGCAGVCNKLPRSLAQALIHYSTSVITPQQTLKEIVVSSRVLEKKSPCNFLVFGLGHDSLMWNTLNYGGRTVFLEEDEAWIKQIQRRFPMLETYHVTYDSKVNQAENLLEVGKGPECTAIGDPRYSMCQLALKGLPEEIYETSWDLIMVDAPTGYYDEAPGRMTAIYTAGMMARNRERVAETDVFVHDVNREVEDKFSKAFLCEGYMKKQEGRLRHFIIPSYRNGPESESFRPFCP
- the LOC108854204 gene encoding probable serine/threonine-protein kinase At1g09600 isoform X2; this encodes MGCNCSKGTPANDTVKETRSNANIDKASKKKKKKSFTSSKANVGGSEERASFINSNSKEATLGLLIPSDDAETKKSSRSVFQRQLTTETRALLQPPKMMTRISSVSNGERGAQVVAGWPSWLASVAGEAINGWIPRKADSFERMEKIGQGTYSSVYKARDLETNQIVALKKVRFANMDPESVRFMAREIIILRRLDHPNVMKLQGLITSKASGSMYLVFEYMAHDLSGLASTPGVNFSEAQIKCYMKQLLRGLEHCHTRGVLHRDIKGSNLLLDSDNNLKIADFGLANFYYGDHHHQKKKEPLTSRVVTLWYRPPELLLGSTDYGVTVDMWSTGCILAELFNGKPIMPGRTEVEQLHKIFKLCGSPSEAYWKRSKLSHATVFKPQKPYERCVAETFKSLPSSALALVEVLLAVEPEGRGTTTLALQSEFFATKPFASDPSSLPKYQPKKETDVKLREEEARRKKGTGSKQNESKQVSRESKAVPAPDANAELLTSIQKRQGQNNQTSMSEKFNNPNEDAAGFLIEPLKSGTGQNGYGVSSGSGRSPARKELRGQRSFVQRGAAQLAKFSNSVAARDASHFAIANPRWLEDWSQRLLVKPKDSTEHKESILGHGDKTERMNYSGPLVSAGGNLDQMLKEHERQIQVAVRKARVDKKTNNRDDHGQTQAFLAAHGR
- the LOC108854204 gene encoding probable serine/threonine-protein kinase At1g09600 isoform X1, translated to MGCNCSKGTPANDTVKETRSNANIDKASKKKKKKSFTSSKANVGGSEERASFINSNSKEATLGLLIPSDDAETKKSSRSVFQRQLTTETRALLQPPKMMTRISSVSNGERGAQVVAGWPSWLASVAGEAINGWIPRKADSFERMEKIGQGTYSSVYKARDLETNQIVALKKVRFANMDPESVRFMAREIIILRRLDHPNVMKLQGLITSKASGSMYLVFEYMAHDLSGLASTPGVNFSEAQIKCYMKQLLRGLEHCHTRGVLHRDIKGSNLLLDSDNNLKIADFGLANFYYGDHHHQKKKEPLTSRVVTLWYRPPELLLGSTDYGVTVDMWSTGCILAELFNGKPIMPGRTEVEQLHKIFKLCGSPSEAYWKRSKLSHATVFKPQKPYERCVAETFKSLPSSALALVEVLLAVEPEGRGTTTLALQSEFFATKPFASDPSSLPKYQPKKETDVKLREEEARRKKGTGSKQNESKQVSRESKAVPAPDANAELLTSIQKKRQGQNNQTSMSEKFNNPNEDAAGFLIEPLKSGTGQNGYGVSSGSGRSPARKELRGQRSFVQRGAAQLAKFSNSVAARDASHFAIANPRWLEDWSQRLLVKPKDSTEHKESILGHGDKTERMNYSGPLVSAGGNLDQMLKEHERQIQVAVRKARVDKKTNNRDDHGQTQAFLAAHGR